Proteins found in one Oncorhynchus mykiss isolate Arlee chromosome 3, USDA_OmykA_1.1, whole genome shotgun sequence genomic segment:
- the LOC118936613 gene encoding chromatin target of PRMT1 protein-like isoform X3, which produces MFRQTDAMTSPTEKIVLKSTSTVSLNDRFTTMLNNKQLEPVAVRVNMQQQQVASVRNRRLALQMENRTSVQAALQPKSLKQRLGKGDVLARLGRPMGTLMRGATRSQGFAVRGLRGMHRGGFGVCGNNRRGFFRGGYAFRGVNQMRAQGGVTKLRFRQGLRLQGGQLNDAGVLVTCGARNELGPRGRGRGAGLGLRGRGWFRGMGKPEKIPTKEELDNQLDNYMSMTKSHLDAELDSYMAMAGSDYME; this is translated from the exons ATGTTTCGGCAAACAGACGCAATGACATCACCAACAGAGAAAATCGTGCTGAAAAGCACCTCAACAGTTTCCCTCAACGATCG CTTCACGACCATGCTGAACAACAAGCAGCTGGAGCCAGTGGCTGTACGAGTCAACATGCAGCAGCAGCAAGTGGCCAGTGTCCGCAACAGGAGACTGGCTCTGCAGATGGAGAACAGGACCTCTGTGCAGGCTGCCCTGCAGCCCAAG AGCCTGAAGCAGCGCCTGGGGAAGGGCGATGTCCTGGCAAGGCTAGGTCGGCCCATGGGGACCCTGATGCGGGGGGCCACCAGAAGCCAAGGGTTTGCTGTACGGGGACTGCGAGGAATGCATCGAGGAGGTTTCGGAGTGTGTGGAAACAACAGAAGGGGCTTTTTTAGAGGTGGCTATGCTTTCAGAG GTGTGAATCAGATGCGTGCCCAGGGAGGGGTGACTAAGCTTAGGTTTCGTCAGGGCTTGAGGTTGCAAGGTGGCCAGCTGAACGATGCTGGAGTGCTGGTTACCTGCGGAGCCAGGAATGAACTGGGCCCGAGAGGAAGAG GCAGAGGAGCTGGTCTGGGCTTGCGGGGCCGGGGATGGTTCCGAGGCATGGGCAAACCTGAAAAAATCCCCACCAAAGAGGAGCTGGACAACCAACTAGACAACTACATGTCAATGACCAAGAGCCACCTAGACGCAGAGCTGGATTCCTACATGGCCATGGCAGGCTCCGACTACATGGAGTAG
- the LOC118936613 gene encoding chromatin target of PRMT1 protein-like isoform X1 yields the protein MVCRCIFGVDSQEREANQFFFASIFPICQCCSLNVSTGMFRQTDAMTSPTEKIVLKSTSTVSLNDRFTTMLNNKQLEPVAVRVNMQQQQVASVRNRRLALQMENRTSVQAALQPKSLKQRLGKGDVLARLGRPMGTLMRGATRSQGFAVRGLRGMHRGGFGVCGNNRRGFFRGGYAFRGVNQMRAQGGVTKLRFRQGLRLQGGQLNDAGVLVTCGARNELGPRGRGRGAGLGLRGRGWFRGMGKPEKIPTKEELDNQLDNYMSMTKSHLDAELDSYMAMAGSDYME from the exons atggTGTGCAGGTGTATTTTTGGTGTGGACAGTCAAGAGCGGGAGGCTAACCAATTTTTTTTTGCTAGCATCTTCCCCATCTGCCAGTGCTGTTCTTTAAA TGTCTCCACAGGAATGTTTCGGCAAACAGACGCAATGACATCACCAACAGAGAAAATCGTGCTGAAAAGCACCTCAACAGTTTCCCTCAACGATCG CTTCACGACCATGCTGAACAACAAGCAGCTGGAGCCAGTGGCTGTACGAGTCAACATGCAGCAGCAGCAAGTGGCCAGTGTCCGCAACAGGAGACTGGCTCTGCAGATGGAGAACAGGACCTCTGTGCAGGCTGCCCTGCAGCCCAAG AGCCTGAAGCAGCGCCTGGGGAAGGGCGATGTCCTGGCAAGGCTAGGTCGGCCCATGGGGACCCTGATGCGGGGGGCCACCAGAAGCCAAGGGTTTGCTGTACGGGGACTGCGAGGAATGCATCGAGGAGGTTTCGGAGTGTGTGGAAACAACAGAAGGGGCTTTTTTAGAGGTGGCTATGCTTTCAGAG GTGTGAATCAGATGCGTGCCCAGGGAGGGGTGACTAAGCTTAGGTTTCGTCAGGGCTTGAGGTTGCAAGGTGGCCAGCTGAACGATGCTGGAGTGCTGGTTACCTGCGGAGCCAGGAATGAACTGGGCCCGAGAGGAAGAG GCAGAGGAGCTGGTCTGGGCTTGCGGGGCCGGGGATGGTTCCGAGGCATGGGCAAACCTGAAAAAATCCCCACCAAAGAGGAGCTGGACAACCAACTAGACAACTACATGTCAATGACCAAGAGCCACCTAGACGCAGAGCTGGATTCCTACATGGCCATGGCAGGCTCCGACTACATGGAGTAG
- the LOC118936613 gene encoding chromatin target of PRMT1 protein-like isoform X4 — MLNNKQLEPVAVRVNMQQQQVASVRNRRLALQMENRTSVQAALQPKSLKQRLGKGDVLARLGRPMGTLMRGATRSQGFAVRGLRGMHRGGFGVCGNNRRGFFRGGYAFRGVNQMRAQGGVTKLRFRQGLRLQGGQLNDAGVLVTCGARNELGPRGRGRGAGLGLRGRGWFRGMGKPEKIPTKEELDNQLDNYMSMTKSHLDAELDSYMAMAGSDYME; from the exons ATGCTGAACAACAAGCAGCTGGAGCCAGTGGCTGTACGAGTCAACATGCAGCAGCAGCAAGTGGCCAGTGTCCGCAACAGGAGACTGGCTCTGCAGATGGAGAACAGGACCTCTGTGCAGGCTGCCCTGCAGCCCAAG AGCCTGAAGCAGCGCCTGGGGAAGGGCGATGTCCTGGCAAGGCTAGGTCGGCCCATGGGGACCCTGATGCGGGGGGCCACCAGAAGCCAAGGGTTTGCTGTACGGGGACTGCGAGGAATGCATCGAGGAGGTTTCGGAGTGTGTGGAAACAACAGAAGGGGCTTTTTTAGAGGTGGCTATGCTTTCAGAG GTGTGAATCAGATGCGTGCCCAGGGAGGGGTGACTAAGCTTAGGTTTCGTCAGGGCTTGAGGTTGCAAGGTGGCCAGCTGAACGATGCTGGAGTGCTGGTTACCTGCGGAGCCAGGAATGAACTGGGCCCGAGAGGAAGAG GCAGAGGAGCTGGTCTGGGCTTGCGGGGCCGGGGATGGTTCCGAGGCATGGGCAAACCTGAAAAAATCCCCACCAAAGAGGAGCTGGACAACCAACTAGACAACTACATGTCAATGACCAAGAGCCACCTAGACGCAGAGCTGGATTCCTACATGGCCATGGCAGGCTCCGACTACATGGAGTAG
- the LOC118936613 gene encoding chromatin target of PRMT1 protein-like isoform X2, whose protein sequence is MVCRCIFGVDSQEREANQFFFASIFPICQCCSLNVSTGMFRQTDAMTSPTEKIVLKSTSTVSLNDRFTTMLNNKQLEPVAVRVNMQQQQVASVRNRRLALQMENRTSVQAALQPKSLKQRLGKGDVLARLGRPMGTLMRGATRSQGFAVRGLRGMHRGGFGVCGNNRRGFFRGVNQMRAQGGVTKLRFRQGLRLQGGQLNDAGVLVTCGARNELGPRGRGRGAGLGLRGRGWFRGMGKPEKIPTKEELDNQLDNYMSMTKSHLDAELDSYMAMAGSDYME, encoded by the exons atggTGTGCAGGTGTATTTTTGGTGTGGACAGTCAAGAGCGGGAGGCTAACCAATTTTTTTTTGCTAGCATCTTCCCCATCTGCCAGTGCTGTTCTTTAAA TGTCTCCACAGGAATGTTTCGGCAAACAGACGCAATGACATCACCAACAGAGAAAATCGTGCTGAAAAGCACCTCAACAGTTTCCCTCAACGATCG CTTCACGACCATGCTGAACAACAAGCAGCTGGAGCCAGTGGCTGTACGAGTCAACATGCAGCAGCAGCAAGTGGCCAGTGTCCGCAACAGGAGACTGGCTCTGCAGATGGAGAACAGGACCTCTGTGCAGGCTGCCCTGCAGCCCAAG AGCCTGAAGCAGCGCCTGGGGAAGGGCGATGTCCTGGCAAGGCTAGGTCGGCCCATGGGGACCCTGATGCGGGGGGCCACCAGAAGCCAAGGGTTTGCTGTACGGGGACTGCGAGGAATGCATCGAGGAGGTTTCGGAGTGTGTGGAAACAACAGAAGGGGCTTTTTTAGAG GTGTGAATCAGATGCGTGCCCAGGGAGGGGTGACTAAGCTTAGGTTTCGTCAGGGCTTGAGGTTGCAAGGTGGCCAGCTGAACGATGCTGGAGTGCTGGTTACCTGCGGAGCCAGGAATGAACTGGGCCCGAGAGGAAGAG GCAGAGGAGCTGGTCTGGGCTTGCGGGGCCGGGGATGGTTCCGAGGCATGGGCAAACCTGAAAAAATCCCCACCAAAGAGGAGCTGGACAACCAACTAGACAACTACATGTCAATGACCAAGAGCCACCTAGACGCAGAGCTGGATTCCTACATGGCCATGGCAGGCTCCGACTACATGGAGTAG